Proteins encoded by one window of Arachis ipaensis cultivar K30076 chromosome B04, Araip1.1, whole genome shotgun sequence:
- the LOC107636414 gene encoding uncharacterized protein LOC107636414: MHDRYSDILERARDRAFKEANSTSIADIKGHGPKAMKVDVWNGLVDHWLDSKWKNRSVAGQKNRAAMPAHKLHTAGSISFGEHKRRKEAKLKRRVSFLEVYDDVHKKKSGEYVSEVSKEIIDLYGEAISQKYGEDLLDQPEVDPDVWTEVAGTNKKGRVHGLGRSLDIGIRDHRDVPLPEDTSVSTVKPVSQADITQAIKEALPSAINEVLPSVVNEAIQSNLLSLLSKIPGFPQEKDH; this comes from the exons ATGCATGACCGTTATTCTGATATTTTGGAAAGAGCAAGGGATAGAGCTTTTAAGGAGGCAAACTCAACTAGTATTGCTGACATTAAGGGTCATGGACCTAAAGCAATGAAAGTTGATGTTTGGAATGGCTTAGTTGATCACTGGTTAGATTCAAAGTGGAAAAATAGGTCTGTGGCTGGTCAAAAAAATAGGGCTGCTATGCCTGCTCATAAACTACACACTGCAGGGTCTATCAGTTTCGGCGAACACAAGAGAAGAAAG GAAGCTAAGTTGAAGCGTCGGGTATCTTTCCTTGAAGTATATGATGATGTTCATAAGAAGAAAAGTGGAGAATATGTTTCTGAAGTATCCAAGGAAATTATT GATTTATATGGAgaggcaatatcacaaaaatatggagaagatttATTAGATCAACCTGAAGTTGATCCTGACGTGTGGACAGAAGTTGCAGGAACTAATAAGAAAGGACGAGTTCATGGGTTAGGCCGCAGTCTAGATATTGGTATTCGTGATCATAGAGATGTGCCATTACCAGAAGATACAAGTGTTTCTACAGTCAAACCGGTTTCACAAGCGGACATCACTCAAGCTATTAAGGAAGCATTGCCTAGTGCTATAAATGAAGTGTTGCCTAGTGTTGTAAATGAAGCTATACAGAGTAATCTACTGTCTCTCCTTTCTAAGA